In Hwangdonia lutea, a single window of DNA contains:
- a CDS encoding saccharopine dehydrogenase family protein, with translation MKTHYNIIIAGAGGIAEAAGLILAEWSKVTPTIYIGNRTLSKAQKVAQWIMEGTTKPCKVIAFHLDPSDISKEGATIFNNGDALLDCLPGSLAPKMASIAKNNNLYYANLTEYVAETNQIIEIAKNAETGFVLQTGIAPGYIDVLANHLFQNFCEQHMVNQVNTLEFKVGALTNHAVAPHFYGFTWSPVGVATEYLKDSIVLRDYKKTNRPALSECARIIINGITYEEDLTSGGAADLPDALEGKVKNLHYKTLRHPGHYAWVKAQLKNLSNSKDAIADLQKIMQDQIPHIEDDQIVLYAAVEGKDLNGILRRDEVAKHIKPKQVGKHKLRAIQTTTAAPLVQAIQWLLETRPQGVILQSQLDTEPFLNDEFITPVYGDI, from the coding sequence ATGAAAACACACTATAATATTATTATTGCTGGGGCTGGCGGAATCGCAGAAGCTGCAGGCCTTATTCTGGCAGAATGGAGCAAAGTAACACCAACCATTTATATTGGAAACAGAACGCTTTCGAAGGCTCAAAAAGTTGCTCAATGGATTATGGAAGGCACCACGAAACCGTGTAAGGTAATAGCTTTTCATTTAGATCCTTCGGATATCTCTAAAGAAGGAGCTACTATTTTTAACAACGGAGATGCCTTACTTGATTGCTTACCTGGTAGTTTAGCGCCTAAAATGGCTTCAATTGCAAAAAACAACAACTTGTATTATGCCAATTTAACTGAATATGTTGCTGAAACAAACCAGATAATAGAAATCGCTAAAAATGCCGAAACTGGATTCGTTTTACAAACGGGAATTGCTCCGGGCTACATTGATGTTTTGGCCAACCATTTATTTCAAAATTTTTGCGAGCAACATATGGTGAATCAAGTAAATACGTTAGAGTTTAAAGTTGGTGCACTTACCAATCATGCTGTGGCCCCACATTTTTATGGTTTCACTTGGAGTCCTGTTGGTGTGGCCACCGAGTATTTAAAAGATAGCATCGTTCTGCGAGATTATAAAAAAACAAATCGCCCTGCCCTATCTGAATGTGCTCGCATTATAATAAACGGGATAACTTACGAAGAAGACCTGACCTCTGGTGGTGCTGCCGATTTACCGGATGCCTTAGAGGGCAAAGTTAAAAATCTCCACTATAAAACATTACGACACCCCGGTCACTACGCTTGGGTTAAAGCGCAACTAAAAAATTTATCGAACTCCAAAGATGCCATTGCTGATTTACAAAAGATAATGCAAGACCAAATTCCACATATAGAGGACGACCAAATCGTGCTTTATGCCGCCGTGGAAGGCAAAGATTTAAATGGCATTTTAAGGAGGGACGAAGTTGCTAAACATATTAAGCCCAAACAGGTTGGTAAACACAAGCTTCGGGCGATTCAAACAACCACTGCCGCACCCTTGGTACAAGCCATTCAATGGCTTTTGGAAACAAGACCCCAAGGCGTTATACTTCAAAGTCAACTGGATACTGAGCCTTTTTTGAATGACGAATTTATAACCCCTGTTTATGGTGACATTTAA
- a CDS encoding exonuclease domain-containing protein, with product MMYTIIDVETTGQGNKITEISIFKYDGNQVVDEFTSLVNPEAYIPDYITALTGIDNLMVANAPTFSDIANAILEITENTIFVAHSVNFDYNVIRNEFKAIGIDFRRKKLCTVRLSRKLMPGYKSYSLGKICKALNIEINGRHRAKGDAEATVVLFEMLLNKENAETVFNNFLKKSSKEATLPSHLPTAVFNNLPNKAGVYFFKDKKGKIIYIGKAKDIKKRVLSHFYSKTKKSLDMVRETRDIDFELSGSELIALLMEDAAIKHHYPTYNVVSKRNPKAYAIFSYEDRKGIKHLAYNRLKATPNPIQTFSTITDCRQYLEKICVQFELCPKFCHLQDGVSQCSHYKITTCKGICSDNETVNSYNLRVNSAISHTLESTKDLVLKQKGRHDDEEAFILIKNSVYLGYGFIDKTEQINTPEELENFLIPQKDNLDVQKILRSVL from the coding sequence ATAATGTATACCATCATTGACGTTGAAACCACCGGACAGGGTAATAAAATTACAGAAATATCCATTTTTAAATATGATGGCAATCAGGTTGTCGATGAGTTTACATCGCTGGTAAATCCAGAAGCTTATATCCCCGATTACATCACCGCATTAACCGGGATTGATAATTTAATGGTGGCCAATGCCCCAACATTTTCAGACATCGCCAACGCTATTTTAGAAATAACGGAAAACACCATTTTTGTTGCCCATAGTGTCAATTTCGATTACAATGTCATCCGCAATGAATTTAAGGCCATTGGTATAGATTTTAGAAGAAAAAAACTGTGCACGGTTAGGCTATCAAGAAAACTGATGCCCGGTTATAAATCGTATAGCCTCGGAAAGATCTGTAAAGCACTAAACATTGAAATTAACGGAAGGCATAGAGCAAAAGGTGATGCCGAAGCAACCGTTGTTTTGTTTGAAATGCTGTTAAACAAAGAAAATGCCGAAACCGTTTTCAACAACTTTTTAAAAAAATCATCTAAAGAAGCCACCTTGCCATCGCACTTACCAACGGCTGTTTTTAATAACCTGCCCAACAAGGCAGGTGTTTACTTTTTTAAAGATAAAAAAGGAAAAATTATTTATATCGGTAAAGCTAAAGACATCAAAAAACGGGTTTTAAGCCACTTTTATAGTAAAACAAAAAAATCCTTAGACATGGTTAGAGAAACCAGGGATATTGATTTTGAATTATCGGGCAGCGAACTCATTGCGTTACTTATGGAAGACGCCGCCATTAAACACCATTATCCAACATACAACGTAGTTTCAAAACGCAACCCAAAAGCCTATGCCATTTTTAGTTATGAAGACAGAAAAGGTATAAAACACTTAGCCTACAACAGGTTAAAGGCAACACCAAACCCCATCCAAACCTTTTCCACCATTACAGATTGCAGGCAATACCTAGAAAAAATTTGTGTTCAATTTGAACTGTGCCCTAAATTCTGTCATTTACAAGATGGCGTTTCGCAATGCTCACACTACAAAATTACCACCTGTAAAGGCATTTGTTCGGATAACGAAACGGTAAACTCATATAATTTACGTGTAAACTCAGCCATTTCACATACCTTAGAAAGCACAAAAGATTTGGTGCTCAAACAAAAAGGAAGACATGACGACGAAGAAGCTTTTATTTTAATTAAAAACAGTGTTTATTTAGGCTACGGTTTTATCGATAAAACAGAACAGATTAATACACCAGAGGAATTGGAAAACTTTTTAATTCCGCAAAAGGATAATTTGGATGTACAGAAAATATTGCGAAGTGTGCTATAA
- a CDS encoding XRE family transcriptional regulator has product MKIIAKNISHLRHLKGLTQEALADELQVTRSRISSYEEARSAPTIEFLITLSDYFKLPIDILLRKDLTKASDFSFIDIGNQRVLFPITVDKDNDNLIEVVPIKASAGYLSGYDDPEYIEQLEKIKLPFLPTGKHRAFPIKGDSMLPMKDGSYVVGRFIEDRSEIKTGKTYVLVTLNEGMVYKRVMNNIDFNGSLLLMSDNKTYHDYSVPIDEVLEIWEFTCSINTQEYDAQDLKISSIINMFNDLGVELKALEKLR; this is encoded by the coding sequence ATGAAAATAATTGCAAAAAACATTTCACATTTAAGACACCTCAAGGGTTTAACCCAAGAGGCACTTGCTGATGAATTACAGGTAACCCGTTCTCGTATTTCATCTTACGAAGAAGCACGCTCTGCACCTACCATTGAGTTTTTAATTACACTCTCCGATTATTTTAAATTACCTATTGATATTCTATTGCGTAAAGACCTAACAAAAGCCAGTGATTTTTCGTTTATCGATATCGGCAATCAGCGTGTTTTGTTTCCCATAACGGTTGATAAAGACAACGATAATTTAATTGAAGTCGTGCCCATTAAAGCATCGGCAGGCTATTTATCTGGTTATGACGACCCTGAATACATCGAGCAATTGGAAAAAATCAAGCTACCGTTTTTACCCACGGGAAAACACAGAGCATTCCCCATAAAAGGCGATTCGATGCTGCCCATGAAAGATGGCTCTTATGTTGTGGGGCGTTTTATTGAAGATAGAAGCGAAATAAAAACGGGTAAAACCTATGTTTTGGTAACCCTCAATGAAGGCATGGTGTACAAACGGGTTATGAACAATATTGATTTTAACGGGTCGTTGCTTTTAATGTCCGATAACAAAACGTATCACGACTACAGCGTGCCCATTGATGAAGTGTTGGAAATCTGGGAATTTACCTGTAGCATTAACACTCAAGAATACGATGCGCAGGATTTAAAAATCAGCAGTATTATAAACATGTTTAATGATTTGGGCGTGGAGTTAAAAGCTTTGGAAAAATTAAGATAA
- the dinB gene encoding DNA polymerase IV, with product MEKQILHLDLDIFFVSCERLIDSRLQKRPLLVGGTGDRGVVAACSYETRRFGVHSGMSMKLASRLCPEAVVIRGNSSIYTKYSHQVTEIIKEKVPVFEKASIDEFYADLSGMDKFFGSYKYATEMRNTIIKETGLPISFGLSGNKIVSKVATGEAKPNNQLRIDLGYEKPFLAPLSIRKIPSVGSKTYQTLRNLGIDKVRVVQQMPIEMMTSVLGKNGATIWKRAHGLDNPPLTPYHERKSISTERTFNKDTIDVIKLRTTIFAMAENLAFQLRRGNKLASCISVKIRYSDFNTYSKQIKIPYTSADHVIIPKILELFDKLYQRRLLIRLVGVKFSDLVTGNYQINLFDDTEEMLSLYDAMDTIRKRYGELSIQKAASMGAKTIGRFHNPFNGEPPILLAHRKQ from the coding sequence ATGGAAAAACAAATTTTGCATTTAGACTTAGATATCTTCTTTGTGTCTTGTGAGCGACTGATAGACAGCAGGTTGCAAAAAAGACCATTGTTGGTTGGTGGCACTGGAGACCGGGGTGTTGTTGCGGCATGCAGCTATGAAACGAGACGTTTTGGTGTGCATTCTGGCATGTCTATGAAACTGGCAAGTCGTTTATGTCCAGAGGCTGTGGTTATTCGTGGCAACTCATCGATATATACCAAATACTCGCATCAGGTTACCGAAATTATCAAGGAAAAAGTCCCTGTTTTTGAGAAAGCAAGTATTGATGAGTTTTATGCCGATTTAAGTGGCATGGATAAGTTTTTTGGCAGTTATAAATACGCCACCGAAATGCGCAACACCATAATTAAAGAAACAGGTTTGCCCATTTCGTTTGGGCTTTCGGGGAATAAAATCGTTTCAAAGGTAGCAACGGGCGAGGCCAAACCCAACAACCAATTGCGTATCGATTTAGGTTACGAAAAACCCTTTTTGGCACCCTTATCCATACGTAAAATCCCATCGGTTGGCAGTAAAACTTACCAAACCTTACGGAATTTAGGTATCGATAAAGTTAGGGTGGTGCAGCAAATGCCCATTGAAATGATGACCAGTGTTTTGGGCAAAAATGGCGCAACCATTTGGAAACGCGCCCATGGATTGGATAATCCGCCATTAACGCCTTACCACGAACGTAAATCCATTTCAACAGAGCGCACCTTTAATAAGGATACCATTGATGTGATAAAATTACGGACAACCATTTTTGCCATGGCCGAAAATCTGGCCTTTCAGTTAAGGCGGGGCAATAAACTGGCATCCTGCATCAGTGTGAAAATCAGGTATTCCGATTTTAACACCTATTCCAAACAGATAAAAATTCCATATACCAGTGCAGACCATGTTATTATCCCCAAGATTTTGGAGCTGTTCGATAAGTTGTATCAGCGTCGTTTGTTAATTCGGTTGGTGGGCGTCAAGTTCAGCGATTTAGTAACTGGAAATTACCAGATTAATTTATTTGACGACACCGAGGAAATGCTGAGCCTTTACGATGCCATGGATACCATTCGCAAGCGTTATGGCGAATTAAGCATTCAAAAAGCAGCATCAATGGGCGCAAAAACCATTGGGCGATTTCATAATCCCTTTAATGGCGAACCACCCATTTTATTGGCACACAGAAAACAATAA
- a CDS encoding DNA polymerase III subunit alpha encodes MYLNCHTYYSLRYGTFSEVELLELAKSKQIKTIALTDINNTSGCLNFIQQSKKYNIKPIVGIDFRNGAKQKFVGIAKNNKGFYELNKVLSYHLENKIEFPNLAPKLSNTFIVYPFETVLELEITSFQKHEFIGVSVEELKKLPFSKLKSFKDKLVIQQPVTVRNKKDFNAHRLLRAIDNNCLLSKLPKTEECRPNEKMISKENLEIAFSDFPHIIENTLHLINQCCIDFGFGDERQSQNLKLYTNSVEEDFKSLKKLCDTGFFKRYPNPTDKVFKRLNKELKIIKELNFVSFFLINHDIVTYAKSQGYFHVGRGSGANSIVAYIIGITDVDPVELDLYFERFINPYRASPPDFDIDFSWKDREDITQYIFNRFENVALLATYNTFKYRAVVRELGKVFGLPKEEIDKLSKGNLSINQIDEIGQLVLKYGKLIDGFPNYVSVHSAGILILDKSIHNYSATFLPPKGYPTVQFDMIIAEDVGIFKFDILGQRGLAKIKDTLQIIAKNRPELPPIDIHDLPRFKNDKKINNLLKSGGAIGAYYVESPAMRGLMIKLQTQDYLGLVAASSIIRPGVSGSGMKEEFIKRHRFPEFRKNAHPVLLKIMPDTYGIMVYQEDVLKVAHQFAGLTLGEADVLRRGMSGKYRSREEFLAVEQKFISNCKNKGYSDKLINEVWSQIKSFAGYAFAKGHSASYAVESYQSLFLKCYFPIEFMVAVLNNGGGFYSTEHYLHEAKMQGANIKLPCINYSDHANRVIGKDIYLGFGYLKNLEKLVVQRLLTERQWQGHYTSLDDFIDRVAISIEQISILIRIGCFRFTGKSKTELMWQAIFKLNATKYSNKQPKLFKTKHKHFELPVLEVSAVESAYDEMELLGFPLCGYFDLVDEPLEDDITSIDMSNYANKEVIIYGNLVNSRYNKTSQGKLMRLSTFVDKHGKYFDAVHFTEVVHKYPIHGLGIYKCLGVITKKHGFCSMIISKSRKVRIKPNPRAID; translated from the coding sequence ATGTATCTTAATTGTCACACATATTATTCTTTGCGCTATGGCACGTTTTCAGAAGTGGAACTTTTGGAATTGGCAAAAAGCAAACAAATAAAAACCATAGCCTTAACCGATATTAATAATACTTCGGGATGTTTAAATTTTATTCAGCAATCAAAAAAATATAATATAAAACCTATAGTCGGTATAGATTTTAGAAACGGAGCAAAACAAAAATTTGTTGGTATCGCTAAGAATAATAAAGGTTTTTATGAGCTGAACAAGGTATTATCGTATCATCTCGAAAATAAAATAGAGTTTCCAAATCTAGCACCAAAACTTTCAAATACATTTATTGTTTACCCTTTTGAAACTGTTTTAGAGTTGGAAATCACATCTTTCCAAAAGCATGAGTTTATTGGGGTTTCTGTTGAAGAATTAAAAAAACTTCCATTTTCCAAATTGAAAAGTTTTAAAGATAAATTAGTCATTCAGCAACCCGTTACCGTAAGAAACAAAAAAGATTTTAATGCCCATCGATTACTTAGGGCTATTGATAATAACTGTTTATTAAGTAAGCTTCCAAAAACTGAAGAATGCAGACCAAATGAAAAAATGATTTCAAAAGAAAACCTAGAAATCGCATTTTCTGATTTTCCTCATATTATAGAAAACACGCTACATCTTATAAACCAATGTTGCATCGATTTTGGTTTTGGAGATGAACGGCAATCTCAGAATTTAAAATTATATACCAATTCGGTTGAGGAAGATTTTAAAAGCTTGAAAAAACTATGTGATACGGGTTTTTTTAAACGATATCCAAACCCAACGGATAAGGTGTTTAAAAGATTAAACAAAGAGTTAAAAATTATAAAGGAACTAAATTTTGTGAGTTTCTTTTTAATCAATCACGACATTGTTACTTACGCTAAAAGCCAAGGCTATTTTCATGTGGGTCGGGGTAGTGGTGCCAATAGTATCGTGGCGTATATTATTGGTATTACAGATGTCGATCCGGTTGAGTTGGATTTATATTTTGAGCGTTTTATAAATCCGTACAGGGCATCGCCACCAGATTTCGACATTGATTTTTCGTGGAAAGATCGCGAGGATATTACCCAATATATATTCAACAGATTCGAAAACGTGGCATTATTGGCCACTTACAATACCTTTAAATATCGCGCGGTAGTAAGAGAATTAGGAAAAGTTTTTGGTTTGCCAAAAGAAGAAATAGATAAGTTGAGTAAAGGGAATTTATCTATAAATCAAATAGATGAAATTGGGCAACTGGTTTTAAAATACGGTAAATTAATTGATGGTTTTCCTAATTATGTAAGTGTGCATTCGGCAGGTATTTTAATTCTCGATAAATCCATTCATAATTATTCTGCAACATTTTTACCGCCAAAGGGCTATCCTACGGTACAGTTTGATATGATTATAGCCGAAGATGTGGGTATTTTTAAATTCGATATTTTAGGACAGCGCGGTTTGGCAAAAATTAAGGATACTTTGCAAATTATAGCAAAAAACAGACCCGAATTACCGCCTATTGATATTCATGATTTACCACGTTTTAAAAATGATAAAAAAATCAATAACCTGCTTAAAAGCGGAGGTGCTATAGGAGCGTATTATGTAGAGTCTCCTGCCATGCGCGGCTTAATGATTAAATTGCAAACCCAAGATTATTTGGGGCTAGTAGCCGCAAGTTCAATAATTCGCCCAGGTGTTTCGGGCTCAGGCATGAAAGAAGAATTTATAAAAAGACATCGGTTTCCGGAATTTCGAAAAAATGCACATCCTGTTTTACTCAAAATAATGCCCGATACCTATGGCATTATGGTATATCAGGAAGATGTACTTAAAGTAGCCCATCAATTTGCAGGATTAACTTTGGGTGAAGCCGATGTTTTGCGCAGGGGTATGAGTGGCAAGTATCGCTCACGAGAGGAGTTTTTAGCTGTAGAACAAAAATTTATTTCAAATTGTAAAAACAAAGGCTATTCGGATAAATTGATAAACGAGGTTTGGAGCCAAATAAAAAGTTTTGCTGGTTATGCGTTTGCTAAAGGGCATTCGGCATCTTATGCTGTCGAGAGTTACCAAAGCCTGTTTTTAAAATGTTATTTCCCTATTGAATTTATGGTAGCGGTTTTAAATAATGGGGGCGGGTTTTACAGTACCGAGCATTATTTACACGAGGCTAAAATGCAGGGAGCCAATATTAAATTGCCTTGTATTAACTATAGCGACCATGCTAATAGAGTAATAGGTAAAGACATTTATTTAGGTTTTGGGTATTTAAAGAACTTAGAAAAATTAGTAGTTCAAAGATTGCTTACCGAAAGACAATGGCAAGGACATTATACATCTTTAGATGATTTTATCGATCGCGTAGCCATTAGCATAGAGCAAATATCAATTTTAATACGCATAGGTTGTTTTCGGTTTACTGGAAAATCGAAAACAGAACTTATGTGGCAAGCCATATTTAAGCTTAACGCCACAAAATATTCAAACAAGCAACCTAAACTATTTAAAACAAAGCACAAACATTTTGAGTTACCTGTTTTAGAAGTAAGCGCAGTTGAAAGTGCTTATGACGAAATGGAATTATTAGGGTTCCCGTTATGTGGTTATTTTGATTTGGTAGATGAGCCTTTGGAAGATGATATCACATCAATCGACATGAGTAATTATGCAAACAAAGAAGTAATAATTTATGGAAACTTGGTCAACTCAAGGTATAATAAAACCTCACAAGGAAAATTAATGCGATTAAGCACATTTGTTGATAAACACGGAAAATATTTTGATGCTGTGCATTTTACAGAAGTTGTCCATAAGTATCCCATACATGGGCTAGGTATTTATAAGTGCCTTGGTGTTATCACAAAAAAACATGGTTTCTGCAGTATGATAATTTCTAAAAGTAGAAAAGTTAGGATAAAACCCAACCCTAGGGCTATCGATTAG
- a CDS encoding L-serine ammonia-lyase, with product MECISVFDMLKIGIGPSSSHTLGPWRAAERWIKELKTNNSFDKVEAITVDLYGSLSLTGKGHATDYAVMLGLSGADPETIPTEHIDKTIDAIKNTKTIHFNGEKSLAFNPETHIVFNKKFLPFHANAMVFTALINGRKSKSTFYSIGGGFVVKEERTNHKRNFEIKCTFPYPIEKGTELLQFCKNLNLPISQVVLENEKSIRSESDINSELKRIWDTMLECMYLGCHTEGHLPGGLNVRRRAYDMHQNLKSGKPYTTPVEWVYSIRDTEVKFRQIIKWVSCFALAVNEVNASLGRVVTAPTNGSAGVIPAVLMYYLVIENHDGDFEDIKRFLLVAGEIGSIFKKGATISAAMGGCQAEIGVSSAMAAGALTELLGGTPEQVLVAAEIAMEHHLGLTCDPIGGLVQIPCIERNAMGAIKAINAAELALDTDPNNVKVPLDKVVNTMWETAKDMNTKYKETSEGGLAVGVHITDC from the coding sequence ATGGAATGTATCTCGGTATTCGATATGCTAAAAATAGGCATTGGCCCATCAAGCTCCCATACACTTGGACCGTGGCGTGCTGCCGAACGTTGGATAAAAGAACTTAAAACAAACAACAGCTTTGATAAGGTTGAAGCCATTACTGTCGATTTATACGGCTCACTGTCATTAACCGGCAAAGGGCATGCCACCGATTATGCCGTTATGTTGGGTTTAAGCGGTGCCGACCCCGAAACCATTCCCACAGAACACATCGATAAAACCATTGATGCCATAAAAAACACAAAAACAATCCATTTTAATGGCGAAAAATCTTTAGCCTTTAACCCGGAAACCCATATTGTTTTTAATAAAAAGTTTTTACCATTTCATGCCAATGCCATGGTTTTTACGGCACTCATTAATGGGCGGAAATCTAAATCGACCTTCTACTCCATCGGTGGTGGTTTTGTTGTAAAAGAAGAGCGCACAAACCACAAGCGGAATTTTGAAATAAAATGTACTTTTCCGTATCCCATCGAAAAAGGCACCGAGCTTTTACAGTTTTGTAAAAACCTGAATTTACCAATCTCGCAAGTCGTTTTGGAAAACGAAAAATCCATCCGATCAGAAAGCGACATTAACAGCGAACTTAAACGCATTTGGGACACCATGCTGGAATGCATGTACTTGGGTTGCCACACCGAAGGCCATCTCCCCGGTGGATTAAACGTAAGGCGACGCGCTTACGATATGCACCAAAACTTAAAAAGCGGCAAACCCTATACAACACCCGTAGAATGGGTTTATTCCATAAGGGATACCGAAGTAAAATTTAGGCAAATCATTAAATGGGTAAGCTGTTTTGCATTGGCGGTAAACGAGGTGAATGCTTCCTTGGGTCGTGTAGTTACGGCACCAACCAACGGAAGTGCAGGCGTTATTCCGGCCGTACTTATGTATTATTTGGTTATTGAAAACCACGACGGCGATTTTGAAGACATCAAACGTTTTTTATTGGTGGCCGGCGAGATTGGAAGCATCTTTAAAAAAGGCGCCACCATTAGTGCGGCCATGGGTGGCTGTCAAGCTGAAATTGGTGTGTCGTCTGCCATGGCTGCAGGGGCGCTAACCGAATTGCTTGGGGGTACGCCAGAACAAGTTTTGGTGGCCGCCGAAATTGCTATGGAACACCATTTAGGCTTAACCTGCGACCCCATTGGCGGACTCGTACAAATACCTTGTATAGAACGCAATGCCATGGGTGCCATTAAAGCCATTAACGCTGCAGAATTGGCTTTGGATACCGACCCGAACAACGTAAAAGTACCTTTGGATAAGGTGGTAAATACCATGTGGGAAACCGCCAAAGACATGAATACTAAATACAAAGAAACCAGCGAAGGCGGTTTAGCGGTTGGTGTGCATATTACAGATTGTTAG
- the dnaK gene encoding molecular chaperone DnaK yields MSKIIGIDLGTTNSCVSVMEGNDPVVIPNAEGKRTTPSVIAFVEGGEIKVGDPAKRQAVTNPTKTVYSIKRFMGNKYSESKKEAERVPYKVVKGDNDTPRVDIDGRLYTPQELSAMILQKMKKTAEDYLGTSVSEAVITVPAYFNDAQRQATKEAGEIAGLKVRRIINEPTAAALAYGMDKKSTDQKIAVFDFGGGTHDVSILELGDGVFEVLSTEGDTHLGGDDVDEKIINWLADEFQAEESMDLRKDPMSLQRLKEAAEKAKIELSSSEQTEINLPYITATASGPKHLVRTLTRSKFEQLIDDLVKRTIEPCESALKAAGLTKGDINEVILVGGSTRIPAVQKAVEKFFGKVPSKGVNPDEVVSLGAGIQGGVLTGDVKDVLLLDVTPLSLGIETMGNVMTKLIEANTTIPTKKSQIFSTAADNQPSVEIHVLQGERAMAADNKTIGRFHLDGIPPARRGTPQIEVTFDIDANGIIHVTATDKATNKTQDIRIEASSGLTEEEIEKMKADAEANAEADAKAAENAKKLNEADSMIFQTEKQLEEFGDKLSDDKKKPIEEALEELKKAYETKDIEVITPALDKINEAWKAASEEMYKAQAEAQGGGDAQPGPDASGQNGQAEGSDVEDVDFEEVK; encoded by the coding sequence ATGAGTAAAATTATTGGAATCGATTTAGGAACAACTAACTCTTGCGTTTCTGTTATGGAGGGTAACGACCCTGTTGTTATCCCAAACGCAGAAGGTAAACGCACCACACCATCGGTTATCGCTTTTGTTGAAGGCGGTGAGATTAAAGTTGGTGATCCTGCAAAAAGACAAGCGGTTACTAACCCTACAAAAACGGTTTATTCGATTAAACGTTTTATGGGTAACAAATATTCTGAGTCTAAAAAAGAAGCAGAACGTGTACCATATAAAGTGGTAAAAGGTGATAATGATACACCTAGAGTTGATATTGACGGACGTTTATATACGCCTCAAGAATTATCGGCAATGATTCTTCAAAAAATGAAGAAAACGGCCGAGGATTATTTAGGTACATCGGTAAGCGAAGCGGTAATTACCGTACCAGCTTATTTTAACGATGCGCAACGTCAGGCAACCAAAGAAGCTGGAGAAATTGCAGGCTTAAAAGTTAGAAGAATTATTAACGAACCAACAGCTGCAGCTTTAGCTTACGGTATGGACAAAAAGAGTACAGACCAAAAAATTGCTGTATTTGATTTTGGAGGTGGAACACATGATGTATCTATCCTTGAATTAGGTGATGGTGTTTTTGAAGTACTATCTACCGAAGGTGATACGCACTTAGGTGGTGATGATGTTGATGAAAAAATCATTAACTGGTTGGCTGATGAGTTTCAAGCAGAAGAGTCTATGGACTTACGTAAAGACCCTATGTCTTTACAACGATTAAAGGAAGCAGCTGAAAAAGCAAAGATTGAATTATCATCTTCTGAGCAAACAGAAATTAACTTGCCATATATTACGGCCACTGCGAGTGGGCCAAAACACTTGGTACGTACTTTAACACGCTCGAAATTTGAGCAATTAATTGACGACTTGGTAAAACGTACTATAGAGCCATGCGAATCGGCTTTAAAAGCAGCTGGTTTAACTAAAGGAGATATTAACGAGGTTATTTTAGTTGGTGGTTCAACACGTATTCCTGCCGTACAAAAAGCCGTTGAGAAATTCTTCGGAAAAGTACCGAGCAAAGGTGTAAACCCGGACGAGGTAGTATCATTAGGAGCTGGAATTCAAGGTGGTGTTTTAACCGGAGATGTTAAAGATGTATTGCTTTTAGATGTAACACCTTTATCATTAGGTATTGAAACTATGGGTAATGTTATGACGAAGCTTATTGAAGCGAACACAACAATACCTACCAAAAAATCTCAGATATTCTCTACAGCTGCCGATAATCAACCATCGGTTGAGATTCACGTATTACAAGGTGAAAGAGCGATGGCTGCCGATAACAAAACTATTGGACGTTTTCACTTAGATGGTATTCCTCCTGCAAGACGTGGTACACCGCAAATTGAAGTAACTTTCGATATTGATGCGAATGGTATTATTCACGTTACGGCAACAGATAAAGCAACAAACAAAACCCAAGATATTCGTATTGAAGCATCTTCTGGTTTAACTGAAGAGGAAATCGAGAAAATGAAAGCTGATGCTGAAGCAAATGCTGAAGCCGATGCAAAAGCAGCAGAAAATGCTAAGAAATTAAACGAAGCAGATTCAATGATTTTCCAAACTGAAAAACAGTTGGAAGAGTTTGGTGATAAGTTATCTGATGATAAAAAGAAACCAATTGAAGAGGCTTTAGAAGAATTGAAAAAAGCTTACGAAACTAAAGATATTGAGGTGATTACACCGGCTTTAGATAAAATAAACGAAGCTTGGAAAGCAGCTTCTGAAGAAATGTACAAAGCACAAGCTGAAGCACAGGGTGGCGGAGATGCTCAACCTGGACCAGATGCTTCCGGACAAAACGGACAAGCAGAAGGCAGCGATGTGGAAGATGTAGATTTCGAGGAAGTGAAGTAA